From Nitrospirota bacterium, the proteins below share one genomic window:
- a CDS encoding AURKAIP1/COX24 domain-containing protein, producing MGSVVKWRKKKMSKHKHKKLLRKTKHQRRNK from the coding sequence GTGGGAAGCGTAGTCAAGTGGCGCAAAAAGAAGATGAGCAAGCATAAACATAAGAAGCTGCTCAGGAAGACCAAGCATCAGAGGAGGAACAAATAA
- a CDS encoding CoA protein activase — MNYIGLDAGSVAVKIIILNDRGDILGSAYLRHKGRPLHVSLELLKAVTRDGLCITGNGLKHKKTLRPEPDSSLITHHASLSLTGSAGRSIGSILGIPPVNEVVAHAYATRKLYPKVRTIIELGGEDSKLIFLGEDTCSAKDFAMNSVCAAGTGSFLDQQAERLNLSIEEFSRLSLESRKPPRIAGRCSVFAKSDMIHLQQIATPVEDIAAGLCFAVARNFKGSIAKGRILENPVSFQGGVAANKGMVRAFREIFSLDNLFIPEEFALMGAIGSAWKDLDSGRFHAFDLSSLEDFINTEKPQEKGYAPLVARGADFAKRHLESRNGLRVKGNGSKHKEPLKPEPNSSLITNHSSQPLKTYLGVDIGSISTNLAIIDENCNVIAKRYLMTAGRPIEAVKQGLEEIRSEIGDRIVIAGVGTTGSGRYMIADYIGADIVKNEITAQATAAAFIDKDVDTIFEIGGQDSKYIALKNGVIVDFEMNKACAAGTGSFLEEQAEKLNISVKAEFQEIALCAKNPCRLGERCTVFMENSLMANLQRGLPKEELLAGLAYSIVQNYINRVVCKRPIGEKIFFQGGVAFNKAVVAAFENYLGKKVIVPEHHDVTGAIGMALIAREHISNQLSAVSYQQSEGKLKTPNPELRTSFKGFEASQLPYEITSFACKGCSNICEINRINVQGVKDHLYYGGRCEKYDVRKKPVRADLPDLFAFRDEMLWQAHIDRKALYVKRNESTKKTASRFKHHASRGRIGIPFIFYFHDLLPYWTTLLWELGFEVVVSPRAERSIIDLGNETILAETCFPVKAAHGHIAHLIQEEVDAVLVPSFIDLNADIDPAKSGLACPYTQAIPYMAKTAFPDTTFIMPAVRLSRGKNNLKQELRQSLKQFKISSAEISSAMAAANKMQEAFVQTIKEKGREVLESLNDKALVIVGRAYNSFDKGMNLDIPKKIGNLGVLTIPMDFLPLQQEEIRKDWPNMYWRAGQRILSAGRIIASNPLLDAVYIGNFSCGPDSFILKFFEEEMAGKSYLHLELDAHSADAGAITRCEAFLDSIQNRDAAAAIRKHTKSIQKISPSHIKHDASRTVYIPPMSDHAFAIAAAFSYCGTAAEVLPESSQESVDLGRRFVSGKECYPCAVTTGDMIKKALEPGFDPKRSAFFMPSGTGPCRFGQYNIFQRQVIRDLGMEDLPVFSPNQDEHFYKHLGLAGKGYAMRVWEGVVSISLLRKCLLETRPYEKEKGLTDRTYQKHLLVLRRTLSTRNGNIEEVLKTARREFEGIPVQKEVKPLIGIVGEIFVRSNRFSNDNLVRRIEALGGEAYLTPVDEWISYINLMGIRKVLIKKDLSGMITLLSKRFFQKRVEHRLGRLFSGFLRTLHEPDTRTVMQNARPYIHPTFEGEAILSIGKSIDLIRRGASGIVNAMPFGCMPGTIVNALLRGVKNNHKIPCLSIPYDGTESLTTEIQLEAFIDQAREFKKRADRDYCAVKG, encoded by the coding sequence ATGAACTATATCGGGCTGGATGCAGGTTCTGTAGCAGTTAAGATCATTATCCTTAATGACAGGGGAGACATTCTCGGCAGCGCCTATCTGCGTCATAAGGGAAGGCCGCTTCATGTCTCGCTCGAACTCCTGAAGGCCGTAACGCGTGACGGGTTATGTATAACGGGTAACGGGTTAAAACATAAAAAAACCTTAAGACCGGAACCGGACTCGTCACTCATTACTCATCACGCATCACTGTCTCTCACTGGTTCTGCCGGAAGATCGATCGGATCGATCCTCGGCATTCCACCGGTCAACGAAGTGGTCGCCCATGCCTATGCAACGCGGAAACTCTACCCCAAGGTAAGAACGATCATTGAACTTGGCGGCGAGGATTCAAAACTCATATTTCTTGGTGAAGACACGTGCTCAGCAAAAGACTTTGCGATGAACTCGGTCTGTGCAGCAGGCACCGGCTCGTTTCTTGACCAGCAGGCAGAACGGCTCAACCTCTCGATAGAGGAGTTCAGCAGGCTCAGCCTTGAGTCACGAAAACCTCCCAGGATCGCCGGAAGATGCAGTGTCTTTGCCAAGTCTGACATGATCCATCTGCAGCAGATCGCCACACCGGTAGAGGATATCGCAGCCGGCCTCTGCTTTGCCGTTGCCCGCAATTTCAAGGGCTCTATCGCAAAAGGCCGCATTCTTGAAAACCCTGTCTCTTTCCAGGGCGGCGTTGCAGCAAACAAGGGGATGGTAAGGGCCTTTCGTGAGATATTCTCTCTTGACAACTTGTTCATCCCCGAGGAATTCGCGCTCATGGGCGCCATCGGTTCAGCATGGAAGGATCTGGACTCAGGCAGGTTTCATGCCTTTGACCTGTCATCTCTGGAAGATTTCATTAATACTGAAAAACCGCAGGAAAAGGGCTACGCCCCTCTTGTTGCCCGGGGAGCTGACTTTGCGAAAAGACACCTCGAAAGCCGTAATGGGTTGCGGGTAAAGGGTAATGGGTCAAAACATAAAGAACCCTTAAAGCCTGAACCGAACTCATCACTCATCACCAATCACTCATCACAGCCTTTAAAAACTTACCTTGGCGTTGATATCGGGTCGATCAGCACAAATCTCGCGATCATAGATGAAAACTGCAATGTGATCGCCAAGCGTTACCTGATGACAGCGGGCAGACCCATTGAGGCAGTAAAGCAGGGGCTTGAAGAGATACGCAGTGAGATCGGCGACAGGATCGTCATTGCCGGGGTCGGAACGACCGGTTCCGGCAGATATATGATTGCTGATTACATCGGAGCTGACATCGTAAAAAATGAGATAACTGCGCAGGCAACAGCAGCAGCCTTTATCGATAAAGATGTTGATACGATATTCGAGATCGGCGGGCAGGACTCGAAATATATCGCGCTGAAGAACGGGGTGATCGTCGATTTCGAAATGAACAAGGCCTGCGCCGCAGGAACAGGTTCTTTTTTGGAGGAACAGGCAGAGAAGCTGAACATCTCGGTCAAGGCTGAATTTCAGGAGATCGCGCTATGCGCAAAAAATCCCTGCAGGCTGGGTGAACGCTGCACGGTCTTCATGGAGAACTCGCTTATGGCAAACCTTCAGAGAGGTCTGCCGAAAGAGGAACTTCTCGCAGGGCTCGCGTATTCAATAGTTCAAAACTACATAAACCGCGTGGTCTGCAAGCGGCCGATCGGAGAGAAAATATTCTTTCAGGGCGGGGTCGCCTTTAATAAGGCGGTTGTTGCAGCCTTCGAAAATTATCTTGGTAAAAAAGTCATTGTGCCGGAGCATCATGACGTTACCGGCGCCATCGGCATGGCACTGATAGCAAGAGAACATATATCAAATCAGTTATCAGCAGTCAGCTATCAGCAGTCAGAAGGAAAACTTAAAACTCCGAACCCTGAACTCCGAACGTCCTTTAAAGGCTTTGAGGCCTCACAGCTCCCGTACGAGATAACGTCCTTTGCGTGCAAAGGCTGTTCAAATATCTGTGAGATCAACCGCATAAACGTGCAGGGCGTGAAGGATCATCTCTATTACGGCGGCAGATGCGAAAAATATGATGTAAGAAAAAAGCCGGTCAGAGCGGACTTGCCTGACCTCTTCGCATTCAGGGATGAGATGCTCTGGCAGGCGCATATCGACCGTAAGGCGTTATACGTAAAGCGTAACGAGTCAACAAAGAAAACCGCATCACGTTTCAAGCATCACGCTTCACGTGGCAGGATCGGCATTCCCTTTATCTTCTATTTCCACGATCTTCTGCCCTACTGGACAACACTCTTATGGGAACTCGGCTTCGAGGTTGTCGTTTCTCCACGGGCAGAAAGGAGTATTATTGACCTTGGCAATGAGACCATCCTTGCAGAGACATGTTTCCCTGTAAAGGCAGCGCATGGCCACATCGCTCATCTCATACAGGAAGAGGTGGATGCTGTTCTTGTACCGAGTTTTATTGATCTGAATGCTGATATTGACCCTGCAAAGTCCGGCCTTGCCTGTCCTTATACCCAGGCCATACCCTACATGGCAAAGACCGCTTTTCCTGACACAACCTTCATCATGCCTGCGGTCAGGCTGTCCAGGGGAAAGAATAACCTTAAGCAGGAACTCCGGCAAAGCCTGAAGCAGTTCAAGATCTCCTCTGCCGAGATATCGTCAGCCATGGCTGCCGCAAACAAGATGCAGGAAGCCTTTGTGCAAACGATAAAGGAAAAAGGAAGGGAAGTCCTCGAATCCCTGAATGATAAAGCCCTTGTTATCGTCGGAAGAGCGTACAATTCTTTTGATAAGGGCATGAACCTTGACATCCCGAAAAAGATCGGTAACCTCGGCGTGCTCACCATTCCGATGGATTTTCTGCCGCTCCAGCAGGAGGAAATAAGAAAAGACTGGCCCAATATGTATTGGAGAGCCGGGCAGCGGATCCTCAGCGCAGGCAGGATCATAGCCTCTAACCCGCTCCTTGATGCCGTCTATATCGGCAACTTTTCCTGCGGCCCGGACTCCTTCATTCTGAAGTTCTTTGAAGAAGAGATGGCAGGGAAATCCTATCTCCATCTTGAACTTGATGCTCACAGTGCTGATGCAGGGGCAATAACGCGGTGCGAGGCCTTTCTCGACAGCATTCAGAACCGCGATGCAGCAGCCGCGATCAGGAAGCATACGAAGAGCATTCAGAAGATCAGCCCATCACACATTAAGCACGACGCCTCCCGAACCGTTTATATTCCGCCTATGTCTGACCATGCCTTTGCGATCGCAGCTGCATTCTCGTATTGCGGCACCGCGGCAGAAGTGCTCCCGGAGTCAAGCCAGGAGTCCGTTGATCTGGGCAGGAGGTTCGTATCAGGAAAGGAATGCTATCCCTGCGCAGTAACAACCGGGGATATGATAAAGAAGGCCCTGGAACCTGGATTTGATCCGAAACGGTCGGCTTTCTTTATGCCGTCGGGCACAGGCCCCTGCCGGTTCGGTCAGTATAATATCTTCCAAAGGCAGGTGATCCGTGATCTTGGCATGGAAGATCTTCCGGTCTTTTCGCCAAATCAGGACGAGCATTTTTATAAGCACCTTGGTCTGGCAGGGAAAGGGTATGCAATGAGGGTCTGGGAGGGCGTAGTGTCCATAAGCCTTCTCAGAAAATGTCTTCTTGAGACAAGACCCTATGAAAAAGAAAAAGGGTTAACTGACCGTACCTATCAGAAACATCTGCTTGTGCTGCGCAGAACGCTCAGCACAAGAAACGGGAACATTGAAGAAGTATTGAAGACAGCGCGGCGGGAATTTGAGGGCATCCCTGTCCAAAAAGAGGTAAAACCCCTCATCGGCATTGTCGGCGAGATCTTTGTCCGCTCCAACAGATTCTCCAATGATAATCTTGTCAGAAGGATCGAGGCACTCGGCGGAGAGGCATATCTCACCCCGGTCGACGAATGGATCAGCTATATCAACCTCATGGGTATCCGCAAGGTCTTGATTAAAAAAGACCTGTCTGGTATGATTACTCTTCTGTCAAAGAGGTTCTTTCAAAAGAGGGTAGAACATAGATTGGGAAGGCTTTTTTCGGGCTTTCTGCGCACGCTGCATGAACCTGACACACGGACAGTTATGCAGAATGCGCGCCCCTATATCCACCCGACCTTTGAAGGCGAGGCCATCCTGAGCATCGGGAAAAGTATTGACCTTATCAGGAGAGGGGCTTCAGGCATTGTCAATGCAATGCCTTTTGGCTGCATGCCGGGCACGATAGTCAATGCACTTCTGCGAGGGGTCAAGAATAATCATAAGATCCCGTGCTTGAGCATACCCTACGATGGGACAGAGTCTCTGACTACCGAGATACAGCTTGAAGCCTTCATTGACCAGGCAAGAGAATTTAAGAAACGGGCAGATAGGGATTATTGCGCAGTAAAGGGATAG
- a CDS encoding GDP-mannose 4,6-dehydratase produces MKKAWLNKNVFVTGCTGLLGSWLAENLLDQGANVIALMRDHVPYSRVSREGIADKIAAISGNLEDMAVVERALNEYEIDTVFHLGAQTIVPIANNNPLSTFESNIRGTWVLLEACRRNRRVKKIVVASSDKAYGDQEHLPYREDMPLRGRNPYDVSKSCADLISQMYFHSYGLPVCVTRCGNLFGGGDLNFNRIVPGTIRSVLFGEQPVIRSDGSFVRDYFYVRDAAEAYILLAEQMEDPGLWGHAFNFGNDEPITVLEIVKEILSAMDAAGPAPLVLNQANSEIHKQYLSSEKARTMLRWSPSFSLQKGLRETVDWYKAFFSST; encoded by the coding sequence ATGAAAAAAGCATGGCTGAATAAAAATGTCTTTGTGACAGGATGCACAGGACTATTGGGGTCCTGGCTTGCTGAGAATTTACTCGACCAGGGAGCGAACGTGATCGCACTTATGCGTGACCACGTCCCTTATTCAAGAGTAAGCAGGGAAGGGATTGCAGACAAGATCGCTGCAATATCAGGGAACCTTGAGGATATGGCAGTTGTTGAGCGCGCGTTAAATGAATATGAAATAGATACGGTGTTCCACCTTGGTGCACAGACGATCGTTCCGATTGCTAACAATAATCCTCTTTCTACGTTTGAGTCAAATATCAGGGGAACCTGGGTTTTGCTCGAAGCCTGCAGACGGAACAGGCGTGTAAAGAAGATAGTGGTAGCATCGAGCGACAAGGCATACGGCGATCAGGAGCATCTTCCTTATCGTGAAGATATGCCGCTCAGGGGAAGGAATCCCTATGATGTATCGAAAAGCTGTGCGGATCTCATTTCCCAGATGTATTTTCATTCCTATGGCCTGCCGGTCTGTGTCACGCGGTGCGGGAATCTTTTCGGTGGCGGCGACCTTAACTTTAACAGGATAGTGCCGGGGACCATACGGTCAGTTCTTTTCGGCGAGCAGCCGGTGATCAGGAGCGACGGCAGTTTTGTAAGGGATTATTTTTATGTGAGAGACGCTGCCGAAGCGTATATCCTTCTTGCAGAGCAGATGGAAGACCCGGGGCTCTGGGGGCATGCATTTAACTTTGGCAATGATGAGCCGATAACAGTACTCGAAATTGTGAAGGAGATCCTTTCGGCCATGGACGCCGCAGGTCCGGCCCCATTGGTGCTTAATCAGGCAAACAGTGAGATTCACAAACAGTATCTTTCGTCGGAGAAGGCGCGCACCATGCTCCGCTGGTCCCCGTCCTTTTCTCTTCAGAAGGGGCTCAGAGAAACGGTCGATTGGTACAAGGCTTTTTTCAGTTCAACATAA
- a CDS encoding class I SAM-dependent methyltransferase → MDKDYVSLYHALEESHWWFVGRRDMVWRLLKDLDRNLSILEVGCSGGPLIRLLQREGFAKVAGIDINECSVQLCRSLGDAAVKVADGCSTGFSDEQFDVVVASDVLEHIEDPVQGLREWSRILRPKGIVLVFVPAFQFLWSRHDEVNRHYRRYTKQEIVTLLEQADFYIERAAYWNFCFFFPALLVRTMRRIFSRQQGEKEGSDLTASGSIVNRIFEAVLKAENSLLAAGLNFPFGLSLFAIARKP, encoded by the coding sequence ATGGATAAGGACTATGTTTCGCTCTATCACGCCCTGGAGGAGTCGCATTGGTGGTTTGTCGGCCGGCGTGATATGGTATGGCGGCTTCTCAAAGATCTTGACAGGAACTTGTCGATCCTTGAGGTCGGTTGTTCCGGTGGGCCTCTTATCCGTCTGCTGCAGAGGGAAGGGTTTGCAAAGGTGGCCGGGATCGATATCAATGAATGCTCTGTGCAGCTCTGCAGGAGCCTTGGGGACGCCGCAGTGAAGGTAGCCGATGGATGTTCCACAGGGTTCAGCGACGAACAGTTTGACGTTGTGGTCGCTTCGGATGTGCTTGAACATATTGAGGACCCTGTCCAGGGACTGAGAGAATGGTCGAGAATACTGAGGCCAAAGGGTATTGTGCTAGTGTTTGTGCCTGCTTTTCAATTTCTCTGGAGCCGGCATGACGAAGTCAATCGTCATTACCGGCGGTACACAAAACAGGAGATCGTAACCCTTTTGGAACAGGCCGATTTTTATATTGAACGCGCAGCATACTGGAATTTTTGCTTTTTCTTTCCTGCATTGCTTGTTCGCACCATGCGAAGGATATTCAGCAGGCAACAGGGTGAAAAAGAGGGGAGCGATCTGACCGCATCAGGCAGCATCGTAAACAGAATATTTGAAGCGGTGCTCAAGGCTGAAAACAGTTTGCTGGCAGCAGGACTGAACTTTCCCTTTGGGCTCAGTCTGTTTGCGATCGCAAGGAAGCCATGA
- a CDS encoding glycosyltransferase family 2 protein, with translation MRRIGLLSIVVPCHNEEEIVHGTHRRLSDIMAGLLSRGTISGYELVFVDNGSTDRTLNELKALFDQDPHLRIISLRRNFGFQGSLSAGLYHAKGDAVVTIDADLQDPPEKIEEMIGHYEQGHDLVLGVRRSREKDSFFKRFFAESYYRLLKLLGVNIVYNHGDFRLMSRSLLAEFNALPERNRLIRAMILQLESRYAVVSYEREKRTAGESKFTISSLFSLSLDGIVSFTYIPLRFASIAGIVSAFIAAAGSFWVLYIKLFTDKFIPGWASILLPVLAVGGIQLFALGIIGEYIGRLYVEVKQRPMFVVREEFSHSSRSADTGKAEERTHEE, from the coding sequence ATGAGAAGAATAGGTCTTTTATCAATTGTTGTCCCCTGCCACAATGAAGAAGAGATCGTGCACGGTACACATAGAAGGCTGTCTGATATTATGGCCGGTCTGCTTTCGCGGGGGACAATATCGGGGTACGAACTTGTTTTTGTTGATAATGGGTCCACAGACCGAACGCTGAACGAATTGAAGGCCCTTTTTGATCAGGACCCGCATCTGAGGATCATATCGCTGAGAAGAAACTTCGGTTTTCAGGGATCGCTCTCAGCAGGCCTGTATCATGCAAAGGGTGATGCCGTGGTGACCATAGACGCAGACCTTCAGGATCCGCCGGAAAAGATAGAAGAAATGATCGGCCATTATGAGCAGGGACACGACCTTGTGCTTGGTGTCAGAAGATCCCGGGAAAAGGACTCTTTCTTTAAAAGATTTTTTGCCGAGAGCTACTACCGGCTTCTCAAGCTTCTCGGGGTGAACATTGTCTATAACCACGGTGACTTCAGGCTCATGTCACGATCACTCCTGGCTGAGTTCAATGCCCTGCCCGAGCGAAACCGGCTTATCAGGGCAATGATCCTGCAGCTGGAATCCAGGTATGCTGTTGTCTCGTATGAAAGGGAGAAGAGGACCGCAGGAGAATCCAAGTTTACGATCAGTTCTCTCTTCTCGCTCAGCCTTGACGGCATTGTTTCCTTTACCTATATTCCCCTTCGCTTCGCATCTATTGCCGGCATTGTATCCGCTTTTATTGCTGCTGCCGGAAGTTTCTGGGTACTGTATATCAAGTTATTCACTGACAAATTCATACCCGGCTGGGCCTCTATTCTCCTGCCTGTTTTGGCTGTCGGAGGTATCCAGTTATTCGCTCTGGGCATAATCGGAGAGTACATTGGGAGGCTCTATGTCGAGGTGAAGCAGCGCCCCATGTTTGTTGTACGCGAGGAATTTTCACATTCTTCCCGCTCAGCGGACACAGGGAAGGCAGAGGAGAGAACGCATGAAGAATAA
- the rfbF gene encoding glucose-1-phosphate cytidylyltransferase, with product MPVVILAGGFGTRLREQTEFIPKPMVPVGGKPILWHIMKLYAHHGFRRFIICLGYKGEIIKEYFFHYRMRIHDFTIDLAKEESIVFHHSGARDDWEVTLADTGLKAMTGARIKNIEKYINSDLFLLTYGDGVSDVDVRKTVDFHLSHGKVATVTGVRPPSRFGELVIEGDRVAEFGEKPQAGDGVINGGFFVLSKGVFNYLSSDDDCVFEKEPLERLAKDRNLMVYHHPGFWQCMDTLRDMDLLNRLCESGDAPWKVWNDA from the coding sequence ATCCCTGTGGTGATCCTGGCTGGAGGCTTCGGCACGCGGCTGAGAGAACAGACAGAGTTCATACCCAAGCCTATGGTCCCTGTAGGGGGAAAGCCGATACTCTGGCATATCATGAAGTTATATGCCCATCATGGGTTCCGGCGTTTCATCATCTGTCTGGGCTATAAAGGCGAGATCATCAAGGAATATTTTTTCCATTATCGGATGAGGATCCATGATTTCACCATCGATCTCGCTAAAGAGGAGAGTATTGTTTTTCACCATTCAGGTGCCAGGGATGACTGGGAAGTGACCCTTGCAGACACCGGGCTTAAGGCAATGACCGGAGCCCGCATAAAGAACATCGAAAAGTATATCAACTCTGACCTGTTCCTTCTGACCTATGGCGATGGCGTGTCTGATGTTGATGTGCGCAAGACCGTTGACTTTCACCTCTCGCACGGGAAAGTGGCGACCGTAACCGGTGTAAGGCCACCTTCAAGGTTTGGGGAGCTGGTCATTGAGGGCGACCGCGTTGCTGAATTCGGGGAGAAGCCGCAGGCCGGCGATGGCGTTATCAATGGCGGCTTTTTTGTCTTGAGCAAAGGTGTCTTTAACTACCTTTCTTCTGATGATGATTGTGTCTTTGAGAAAGAGCCCCTTGAAAGACTTGCGAAAGACCGGAATCTCATGGTTTACCACCACCCAGGATTCTGGCAGTGCATGGATACGCTCCGCGATATGGACCTTCTGAACCGCCTCTGCGAGAGCGGAGATGCACCCTGGAAAGTATGGAATGACGCATAG
- a CDS encoding GDP-mannose 4,6-dehydratase, giving the protein MTHSQLFAGIPVLVTGANGFIGSHLSRYLVNLNADVHLFLREGCDMTRIRDIEPRVRIWRGDMVNFHSLLGCFSAAAPKLIFHLAAVLNVSRDIRLLNSALDTNFQGTLNLFRAVQKTGISPDCIINTGSSEEYGSGAAPFEESQREMPVSPYSVSKVAATHLGQMLYRTSGLPVVTLRPFLVYGPGQSTNMFIPSLIRHCLEKKDFSMTEGDQTRDFVYVDDVVDAYARAAVSRLAAGEVINVGSGIENQIRHVAEQVVHKMGSPVRLMIGALQKRTGEADHFFCDNSKAREVLGWAPLISLDDGLDRTIQWYQHSFLESIR; this is encoded by the coding sequence ATGACGCATAGTCAGCTGTTTGCCGGCATACCGGTCCTGGTGACCGGTGCAAACGGTTTTATCGGGTCCCATCTGAGCCGGTATCTGGTCAATCTTAATGCCGATGTCCATCTCTTTCTGAGGGAAGGTTGTGATATGACAAGGATTCGGGACATCGAACCACGAGTGCGGATCTGGCGCGGCGATATGGTGAATTTTCATTCACTTCTGGGCTGTTTTAGTGCTGCTGCCCCGAAGCTCATCTTCCATCTTGCCGCAGTTCTTAATGTCAGCAGGGACATCCGATTGTTGAATTCAGCACTCGATACAAACTTCCAGGGAACGCTGAACCTCTTCAGGGCGGTCCAGAAAACAGGCATTTCTCCTGATTGCATAATAAACACCGGAAGTTCGGAAGAATACGGCTCAGGAGCAGCGCCTTTTGAGGAATCTCAAAGGGAAATGCCGGTTTCGCCATACTCGGTCAGCAAGGTGGCGGCAACGCATCTTGGTCAGATGCTGTACAGGACATCCGGTCTGCCTGTTGTAACGCTCAGACCATTTCTCGTATACGGTCCCGGACAGAGTACGAATATGTTTATCCCCTCATTGATCCGGCACTGCCTCGAAAAAAAGGACTTCAGCATGACCGAAGGAGATCAGACAAGGGATTTTGTATATGTGGATGACGTCGTTGATGCATATGCACGAGCTGCTGTAAGCAGACTGGCGGCAGGAGAGGTAATCAATGTCGGCAGCGGAATAGAGAATCAGATCAGGCACGTTGCCGAGCAGGTAGTACATAAAATGGGATCTCCTGTCAGACTGATGATCGGGGCACTGCAGAAAAGAACTGGAGAGGCAGATCATTTCTTCTGCGATAATAGCAAAGCGCGGGAGGTCCTTGGTTGGGCCCCTTTGATCTCACTTGACGATGGCCTTGACAGAACAATTCAGTGGTATCAGCATAGTTTTCTGGAGAGTATCCGATAG